CAGCGCCATGGCGGTGGGCGAGGTGGGCATGGGGCTGCTTTTGAGCGTACGGCCGATCTCGCGCCACGTGGGGCGCACCATGTTCGCCGCGGTGGCGGTGTTCGGCGCGGCCAACCTGGTGTTCGCGCTGTCGCACTGGTTCTGGCTGTCGTGCCTGATGCTGGGAATAGCCGGCGCCGCCGACATGGTGAGCGTGAACATCCGCGGCACGCTGGTGCAGTTCTCCACGCCGGATGCGATGCGCGGGCGCGTGAACGCGGTCAACATGCTGTTCATCGGCTCGTCCAACGAACTGGGCGAGTTTCGCGCCGGCACCAGCGCGGCGTGGCTGGGTGCGGTGCAGGCGGCGGTGCTGGGCGGGGTGTGCACGCTGGGGGTGGTGGCGGCGTGGATGAAGGTGTTTCCGCTGCTCAGGCGGGTGGATCGGTTTGAGGAGGCGGCGCGGGTGAGTGAGGCGCAGGGGCTGGAGGGCCGTTGACGCGGTGCCGAAGCTGAAACTGAAGAAAAAATCTGGGAAAAGCGGATTTCTGCAAGAAATGTTGTAGCACTGCAGATTTTTCCTTGCCCCAAAGGTCATCTGCATGAGCGCTGTTGGCTATGCGTGGATCCAGCAAGCTTTGGACACGCCCGATTTCCTTGGTACGCAGCAGGCGCGCGCAGCGCCCGTCAGCCGTATCGAGCGGCTGCCCGAAGGGGCGTTGCTGGTGCCGCCTCGGCTGGTGCCCGCGCAGGAGCTGCTGCCCCAGGCGCTCTTTGCCATCAAGCACGAGGGCGTCCGGCCGGACCTGCTGGCTGTGGCGCTGCGCCGCATCCCGCCTGAGCAGTTGGCCGAGCTGGCCCGCAGCGGGCCGAACGGGGTCTATACCCGCAAGCTATGCCATCTCTGACCTGCGCCAGGAGGTGGACTTCCTCGCCCTGTTCGACCGGGTATCGCTCTTCATCAACGACCGCCACGACGTGCGAAGCAGCGACCTGACCACGCTGATCGTGACGATTTTCCAAAACGGCGGAAAGCTGTCGAACCACCGGCGCAAGCAGTTCGCGCAGCGCGTGCCGTTGCAAGCGCTGGATGCCATCGAGACGGGCGTGAGCCGCGCCATGCGGGGCTTGCCGCTGGATCAGGCATCGCGCAGCACGCTGAATTCCTGATACAGCCGCACAGGCAGCGGCACTTGCAGGGACCAATGGACAGTCATGGGCTTGCTGCCCTCCGCATGTTCGCGCACCACGGGCCCGCAGGCCCGGTACGGGGCGCCTTTGCTGGCGCGCACGAAAAGCTGAAAGCTCCAGCCATTGCCAGGGCTGCCCAGATAGCGCTGACCCGCCGCAGTGGCAGGGCCTGCCGAGTTTTGCGACTGCCAGTGAAAGCGCCCGGGGCTGACGGCGTAATCGCGGTAGGCAATACGCTCGTGGTAGCCCTCGCGCTTGTCCAGGGTCACGAACAGCAACTCCACCTTGCGCTCGTGCAGCGCCAGCACACCCGCCTGAAAGGGCGAGCGATGCCGTGCATGCAGCCAGCCGACGGCAGTCAGGATTTCACGAATGCCATAGCTGCCGTGCAGCGTCAGCGGTACATCCTCCAGACCCGGCAGAGGCAGCGCGGGCCTGAGTGGACGCGAAGCCAGGGCCTGCGCCAGCTCACCCAGTTCGGCGCACAGCTCGGGAAACCCTCCCAGGCGGCTCATGAACTCCTCGCCGCTGCCAGCCTGCGTTCCTGCCCCTTCCACCTGGTAGGCCAGCATTTGCAACAGCGTGCTTTCCTGCGCGCCATTGGGGCGGTACGTCGCATGCGCTTCGCTCACGCGAATCAGTTGGTCGATGCGCTGGGGTTCGTCGAAGTGCAGCAGGTCGGCGAAACGCCTTCCCATCCGGTCCTGCTCTGCGCTGGCAAGCCCAAACAGAAGGCCGGCGTCGCGTTGAAGCTGGGTCCAGCCTGAGCGCGTGCCGCTGCTGCGGTAGATGTCTTCCAGCTCCACGGCCTGTTCGCGCAGGAAATCGGTGAGGGTGACCGCGCCGCGGCCGCGCAACACGGCGTAGGTTTGCAGCTCCGAGCGCAGGCGGCGCCAGTTGAATTGCAGCAGCTGGCGCAGGTTGCCCAACACCTGCTCACGGGTCTGTCGCTGCAACTGGATGTGGCAGCCAGGCGGCAACTGGCCGAAGCCGTGCTCCACGGCCTGCGCCAGCTGGGCGCGGGGCAGGCCGGTCAGCGTGCCCAACAGGCGGTCGAATCGGAAGCTCTGCCGTCGGTGGCCGACGAAATCCAGCACCAGACAACTGTGCTTGCCCGGCGCCAGGCGCAGGCCGCGGCCGATCTGCTGCTGAAACAACACAGGGCTTTGCGTTGGACGCAGCAGCAGCAAGGTGTCAACGGATGGCAGGTCCACCCCTTCATTGAACAGATCACAAGTCACGATGGCAGCGATATCGCCACGTGCGAGACGTTCGGGCGCGCTGCGGCGCACCTCGGCAGGCGTGCTGCCCACCACGCACACTGCTGCGATGCCGGCCGCGAGCAGCCTGGACGTCATGAACTCCGCGTGCGCCACCGATACGCAGAACAACAAGGCCTTGCCCCGCCGGGGATCGTCGGCCAGGCGATGCCATTCCTGCAGCACCAACCGGGCACGCACGTCGTTGCCGGTCACCAGCCGGTCCAGCGCCGCCAGCTCGCCTGGCTGGTCCCAGGGCACGCTGGAAAAATCGGTTTCGTCGTCGCAGGCGTAGTACTCGAAAGGACACAGCAGCTGCAAATCCAGCGCGTGCCACAGGCGCATCTCCACGGCCGGTGAGCCGTCCGGGCGGTTATCGAAATAAGGCAGGATGGGCTTGCCATCAGCCCTAGCAACACCTTGGGGCGAATGGCGCTGACGAAGGCATGAAAGCGGTCGGCGGCAAGGCGGTGGCACTCATCAACCACGACGCTGTGCCAATGGTCGGCGCCGTGCTGGCGTGCCAACTCGCGGCTGGTGACGCTGTCGATGGTGGCAAACAGGTGATCGTGCTGAGCGGGGCTGCTGCCATCGGCCAGCACCT
The DNA window shown above is from Pulveribacter suum and carries:
- a CDS encoding DUF3427 domain-containing protein; protein product: MTSRLLAAGIAAVCVVGSTPAEVRRSAPERLARGDIAAIVTCDLFNEGVDLPSVDTLLLLRPTQSPVLFQQQIGRGLRLAPGKHSCLVLDFVGHRRQSFRFDRLLGTLTGLPRAQLAQAVEHGFGQLPPGCHIQLQRQTREQVLGNLRQLLQFNWRRLRSELQTYAVLRGRGAVTLTDFLREQAVELEDIYRSSGTRSGWTQLQRDAGLLFGLASAEQDRMGRRFADLLHFDEPQRIDQLIRVSEAHATYRPNGAQESTLLQMLAYQVEGAGTQAGSGEEFMSRLGGFPELCAELGELAQALASRPLRPALPLPGLEDVPLTLHGSYGIREILTAVGWLHARHRSPFQAGVLALHERKVELLFVTLDKREGYHERIAYRDYAVSPGRFHWQSQNSAGPATAAGQRYLGSPGNGWSFQLFVRASKGAPYRACGPVVREHAEGSKPMTVHWSLQVPLPVRLYQEFSVLRDA